In the Sulfobacillus thermosulfidooxidans DSM 9293 genome, TGCTTGATCGACTTCTCAAGGCCCAAGAACGCGAGCGACAATTTATCAGTAATGCTGCTCATTCTTTTCGAACCCCTATTCACATTATTCGTGGGTACATTCACACTTTAACACAATGGGCTCATCACGATCCTCAAAGCCGATCCGAGGCGCTAAAAGCGCTGGCCCGGGAGTCTCAGGCTATGGAAACCTTGGTGGATCGTCTTCTGCAGTTATCGCGGATGGAGCAAGATGATCCGCCTCCCTTGCATCCACTGGAAGTGCTGCCTTATCTCCAAAAAATTCTGCCAAATCTACGGGACACGTGCCTGCACCATCCATTAACGCTCGATCTGACCACGCAAGAGATACCGGATATTTTATCGGAACCCGATCTCCTCGAAGCCGTTTTGCGCATATTGGTCGAAAATGCCGACACTTATGCCGATGATAATACGGCGGTAACGTTGTTCGTGATCCCATTAATGGCAACTCGCCGCGTGCGCATTGGTGTTTTAAATCAAGGCCCTGAGATTTCTGAAGATACTCTTGCGCACCTCTTTGATCGTTTTTACCGGGCTGGACAACCTGCCTCGAGCCAACATTTTGGACTAGGACTCGCAATTGCTCATAATATTGTCATGCGAATCAAAGGGCAGTGGGTAATCGAAAGTGCCCTCCACCGCACGATCTTTGCTATTGACTTACCTATGTTCTTAAGCGAATAAGGCAAGGATAAAGGTTCAAAGGAAAAGAACCACCACTAATTTTTCATTGCTTCTATGAACACCCGTTGTGACGTTCGAAGTGCAGGGGATAACAAGACAGATGTTGCACCATATCAGCGAATAAAACTCGGGATATTAAAGATTGGTGAAGATATTTGGGAAGGACAAATCAATCATTTGACTCGACGGTTTACTAGAGTATGAAGGTATCCGACCCTGTCGATAATGACAAAGTCTCACGCTTCAATAAATGTGTCGTCGTTATTTCCGTAAAAAATGAAAAGTGCGACATATCTCCGGGTATTTGTCTCTGGAGAAAGTCTGTGATAAAATAAAAAAGCAGTTGACCTCGCGATATGTGTCGGGATGGCGGAACTGGCAGACGCTTACGTTTGAGGGGCGTATGGAGCAATCCGTGGGGGTTCGAGTCCCCCTCCCGACACCACAATTCAACTCTCTTCATTATGTAATGAGTCCAACCACATGATATCCCATAGTGACTTTTAGTAGCCATTGCATCTCTCGCCCATTCCTTGAAATTTTGATTTTTTTGATGGGTCCGGAGAGGGCACTGCATAGTTTTAAGAATACTCCTGTCATAAACATCATGTCTTCTATCTTTATAACTGGACGGATAAAATTCATTGAGCAACGGAAAACACAGCGATATTCATCATGGTGGGTTGTCCCGTTTGAGATGAAAGGACATCAATTAGGGCTGTATGCCATCCTTCCCCAATTGGAGCAAGCGCTTTACCAGATACAGTCCCTCCGGGTGGAATTCGTAACACAGGATTAAGTGAAGACGTTGTAGTGGGCGGCGTTGGCCATAACGAGGGCGTTAGGAGATCAAGTTGCTGAGTCGTAAGTCCACCCCACTCAATAATAGAACCTGTCGAGGTATTCACAGAAGTGGGTAGCATATCAAACTGTCCGGTAGGATTTGTATATTCAGGATTCGCTGTGTGATTTTGGACGGTGACAGCATTCAGCAAAGGTATCGCTACAGGTGTCAAGGTCGGATTGTGCATCATCACGGTAATCAAGACATCCTCTAAATGCAATGATGGCCAAGTCTCGACGATACGAGAATGTGTCACGGTCACTTGCAACTGCTTGAGAGCTTGGTCATCTAAAGTGCCCAGTGTTCCTTGAGCCAAATTTTGAGGAGTCGGAGGAGTAACATGGCGCCGAGCCCAGGCAATAAATGCGGCAATGACAGCCCCGGCAACCAATAAAAAGATCCAGCCATGGCGTTCATCCATCGATTTTCTGATGAACATGGTGGGGATGTGTTGGCCATGTTTGTCTATCCTTTCGAGAATAGGTGAATGATGACTATCCCTGGACCATAAAAAGTTGAAAAATTGCTTCCTGCTTATGCTGCTTTCTATGGGCAGTCCTAATTCATTGAACCGTATTTCATTACGATAGATTTCGATGGAATTTTATAAAATCCTTTCAACTTGGACCTTCAAAGAAGAAAAGGAAAAAGGGAAGAAAAATTAGATATCACTAGGGTGTGTCAAGAAAATTAAAGAAACCTGTTCTTGGTAAAGCCGAACATTGAAGAGAGGTTTTGCATTGAGTTTAGTCGTAACGGGCATATTGAATCGTTGTCAATATGACAGAGCAAGAGCAAATTTTAATAAGACGTTGATTTTAAAAAAATACCGACATCATTCTGTGCCGGATTATAGGGTTTTTAACTTGTCGTACGATTGTGTGTTCAAACATAATTGTGGTGCCGAAGGTGGGATTTGAACCCACACGAGCTATTGCTCACGGCGCCCTGAACACCGCGTGTCTGCCGATTCCACCACTTCGGCAACGTCCTCACTCTGACGTGCAAAAATTAGTGTATCATCTTCGTCTAAGTTGTGCAACATGAGGATTAAATACATGTTGTGAAATGGGTGACGGAACCAGTTGGCCACATCGAAAAAGCGTAAATTACAGGTAGGTAGTGCGGTGATTGCTTTATCACTCGGATATCTTCTTGTCCAAGGAGCCCATAATTTCTCCAATTACTTCCTCACCGTCAAACAATATGAAGATCATATTCGCCGCTTCTCCGAGCAAACAGTGCGCGTGCAAGGCACGTTGCAATCGACCAGTGTGAGTTACAATCCCAAAACCAGTACTTTGCGATTTGATTTGGTATCAAATGGCGCCAAATTGCCCATCCTATACCAAGGTCCGATGCCAACCGAACAATTCAAAAATGCGAGTGCCATTGTTAAAGGACATATGGAACCGGACGGCATCTTTAAGGCCCAAAAATTAGAAATTCAATGCCCCGATCATTACTCGGCTGCACCCACAGCGAGAAACCCGTAAAGGGAAGGTGACCTTGATCCGTGACGATGCCCGAATTGGGACGGTACGCGTTATTCTTAGCTGGCGGGAGTTCAATCTATATCCTGGTTATCGGCTCGTGGAACAGGCGGATTGGTAGTGCCCGGTTAACGGAAAGTATGCGGGGAGCGGTGCTCGCTTTGGCTTTGGCTCTCACCACCGCAGTACTCACTTTAGAATATTTGCTGGTAACGGGGAATTACACCATTCAAGCGGTCTATAATCATTCCGACCGTGCTTTGCCGCTGCTTTATAAAATAGGAGCATTGTGGGGAGGCAATTCTGGGTCGGTCTTGTTTTGGGCATGGATTTTGTCCTTATATACAGCCGTCGTGGCAGTGCGGGTGCGGTGGCAAGAGCCATTGACCTCCCTGTCGATTTTGTATTTATCGGGCCTGTTGCTGTTTTTTACGGGAATGTCTAATCTCGTCGTCAATCCATTTCGGATTCTTGGTGGCCACCCTAGGGATGGTGCTGGACTAGATCCCTTATTACAAAATGTGGTGATGAGTATTCATCCCCCTACGATGTATGTGGGATTGATTGGAATGGCTGTGCCCGCCGCGGTCATGATGGCGGCTTTATGGACGCGAACTCCCATGGAACAGTGGATAGGGATGGTCAGACGATGGACATTGTTCGCTTGGATGTTCTTATCGGCAGCTATTGTTCTCGGAGGCATGTGGGCCTATATGGAACTCGGGTGGGGAGGCTACTGGGAATGGGATCCTGTAGAAAATGCCTCCTTGATGCCATGGCTTTTGGCCACAGCCTTTTTGCATTCGCTGCAAGCCCAGGAAAAACGGGGAATTCTTCGGGCATGG is a window encoding:
- a CDS encoding sensor histidine kinase, whose translation is MTKRFRRPTWRISWALMIGIGAAVILAGLSSGWFVYSLAKSTLIREGIQEIVTTSKTSALKLMEENHQHPTRVPVEDLNDLASGHLYFLLLTPRGRFVGSSGPMPPAVPQQGWVNAGASGWFNFDGTPYVFADAPLILDGRHRDLIVVDGLARTASLLSTLRKALVFGELLLVISSILAVIIIVRRVTDPLRSLEEATETVTLNRKTGQHVVISSNLTEVVSLTESFNGMLDRLLKAQERERQFISNAAHSFRTPIHIIRGYIHTLTQWAHHDPQSRSEALKALARESQAMETLVDRLLQLSRMEQDDPPPLHPLEVLPYLQKILPNLRDTCLHHPLTLDLTTQEIPDILSEPDLLEAVLRILVENADTYADDNTAVTLFVIPLMATRRVRIGVLNQGPEISEDTLAHLFDRFYRAGQPASSQHFGLGLAIAHNIVMRIKGQWVIESALHRTIFAIDLPMFLSE
- a CDS encoding cytochrome c maturation protein CcmE, with the protein product MATSKKRKLQVGSAVIALSLGYLLVQGAHNFSNYFLTVKQYEDHIRRFSEQTVRVQGTLQSTSVSYNPKTSTLRFDLVSNGAKLPILYQGPMPTEQFKNASAIVKGHMEPDGIFKAQKLEIQCPDHYSAAPTARNP